The Microbulbifer sp. YPW1 genome contains the following window.
TGCCTGTTTTTTGCGGTACTCCTGCTGGCCACCAATACCGGCAAGCAGGCGAGCACATACTTCCTTGCGGCATTCCTGTTTGCGCACGCATTTATCCCTTTGCACGAGCTGGTGTTGTGGGGTGCGGAGTTCAAATTTGCGGTGCGCGAGTTGTTACCCCAGGTCTATTTCCTCGGCGGCTTCGCCTATTACCTGGACGGCATGCTGCTGTTCTTCTGTGTCAAATCCCTGATTTATCGCGACTTCTCCCTGCGTCCGCGGGATGCGGTGCACCTGCTGCCGTTTGTATTGGCACTGGTGTACATGAGTGCGGTGTTCTTCCGTCTGCCGCTGGAGCAGCGCCTGGAGCTGATCAGCAGCGAATCACTGGTGTACGGCTGGCACTACGTGCTGGTGGAGTTTTTGTGCAAAGGCTTGCGCGTTGCGTACTGCCTCTGGTCTCTTCTGCTGATCGTGAAGTACACCCAGCGATTGAAGTCGACCCACTCCAATGTGGAAAAGGTCGATGTCACCTGGATCCGGACACTGGTGTTTGGTTTTATGCTGGTGATGTTGATGGAGGTGGTACTGAGCATCGCGAAGATGTTCAGCCTGTATCAGCACTACGACCTGGGGGTGTTTGAGAAAATCGGCCTTACCGGCTACTACACCGTGTTTGTCTTGGTTAACCTGCTGGTGTTTACCGGCGTGCGTTATTTCGCGAGTTTTGAATCGGTGCGCGAGCCGGATAAAACGCGCAAGACGCCCGGTGAGCAGGTGTGCAATCCTGCGCTGGCGGAAGAAATTAATCGCAAGATGCTCTCGAAAAAACTCTATCTGCAGCCCGATGTGACTATCGATCTGCTGGCGGAAAATCTTGAAGTCCCCACACGGGACTTGTCGATGATTATCAACCGTCACTTTGAGGTGAACTTCTACGAGTTCATCAATCGCTACCGGATTCAGGAGGCCATGCGTCTGTTGCGCAGCGCGGATGGGGACGGGAAAACCATTACCGATATATATCTGGAAGTAGGCTTCAATAGTAAATCGGTATTCAACACCTTCTTTAAAAAGGCCGCCGGTATGACGCCGTCCCAGTACCGTCGGGCCGACGCCATCCCAGAAACCGCATAAGCGTGTTTCTACCTGTCATTTCACTCCGGGTTTATTGGCTGAGCAGCGCTTCGGCGACTCCGTCAAATGCAGCCTTTTCCTGGTAGGGGCCATTGGCGGGGCCGGTGAACAACAGCGGCCAGTCGTCCACGCCTTGGCGGCTATCGAAATCCAGCAGCCAGCTGTCTCCATCCCAGAGGCCCCACACGGTAATACCGCCGCGCAGTTGGGGGGGCACCACATCCATATAGGTTTCGACGATGGATTTGTAGCGGGCTTTCTGCATCGCGGCGACTTCCGGGGTGTAGCTGGTGTGCTGGGGGAAGGGCGTAGAGGCATAGGGATTGTTCACCGGTACATCCAGTTCGGTGATTTTCACCTTCAGCCCGCGATCCACGATGGCCTGGAAGGCAGTGCGTATCTGGGAGGTGGAAGGCCAGTCAATCTGTACGTGCATCTGGAATCCCACACCGTCTATGGGCGCGCCATCCGCGAGCAGTCCGTCCACGAGCTGCAGCAGGCAATTCAGCTTATTGCCGTTGCCGCCCTCGGTGTCGTAGTCGTTGTAATACAGCTCGGCACCAGGGTCCGCGGCATCGGCGGCGAAAAAGGCTTCCGAGAGGTAGTCGCTACCGACCCGTTGATAAAACAGGGAGTTGCGATAACAGCTGGACTGGTTCTCGTCGATCGCCTCATTGACCACATCCCAGCTTTCCACGCGACCGGCGAAGTGTTCGGCGATGGTGGAGACGTGGGTGTTCAGCATGGCCTGAAAGTCGCCGCTGTAATTTTTCATCCAATTGGGTACCTGGTAGTCCGAGTGCCAGATAAAGGTGTGCCCGTGAATCCCGATGCCATTGCTCTCTGCCCAATCCACCATCTGATCTGCGTTGGCGAAGTCGTAGGTGTTTTCCTGTGGGTGCAGGTAGCTCATCTTCATGATGTTGCCGGCGGTAAGCTGGCTGAAATGCTGGACAATCGAAACCTGCTTTTCCGGAAGGCTGAGGAAGCTGCGGTTTTCATTGCCGGCGGAAACCGCTACGCCAATCGGGAAGGGGGCCAGGCTGTACAGGTTTTCCGCAGAGGCTCCCGACGAGCTGCCACTTGAAGAGCTGCCAGAAGAGGAACTGCTCGAACTTGATGTGCCCCCGGATGAACTGCTCGACGAAGAGCTGCTGGAGGACGAGCTGCTGCTGGAACCGCCGGAAGACGAGCCGCCCCCGTCGCACAGGCTGCCGGTGAGCTGGGGGATCTCGACAGTGCCGCCGGCTGTGCCCTGAAATCCGAATTCTGCGGTCTGCCCGGGTTGCAGGGTGCCGTTCCAGGCCGCATTGCTGGCGACGTACGGATTGTTGCCACTCAGCTCAGAGCTCCAGTGATGAACGATGCGGTTGTCGCCACCGTACTGCCATTGCACCTGCCAGTTGGTGACT
Protein-coding sequences here:
- a CDS encoding helix-turn-helix domain-containing protein, producing MNQVLFNFHDVVLLMTAMQCLFFAVLLLATNTGKQASTYFLAAFLFAHAFIPLHELVLWGAEFKFAVRELLPQVYFLGGFAYYLDGMLLFFCVKSLIYRDFSLRPRDAVHLLPFVLALVYMSAVFFRLPLEQRLELISSESLVYGWHYVLVEFLCKGLRVAYCLWSLLLIVKYTQRLKSTHSNVEKVDVTWIRTLVFGFMLVMLMEVVLSIAKMFSLYQHYDLGVFEKIGLTGYYTVFVLVNLLVFTGVRYFASFESVREPDKTRKTPGEQVCNPALAEEINRKMLSKKLYLQPDVTIDLLAENLEVPTRDLSMIINRHFEVNFYEFINRYRIQEAMRLLRSADGDGKTITDIYLEVGFNSKSVFNTFFKKAAGMTPSQYRRADAIPETA
- a CDS encoding endo-1,4-beta-xylanase; translated protein: MKNFNIPKMLQRPRPLLRRLSGALALTLLGTSAGNAVASCEYSISNAWDSGFVASVRVSNDTAQTVTNWQVQWQYGGDNRIVHHWSSELSGNNPYVASNAAWNGTLQPGQTAEFGFQGTAGGTVEIPQLTGSLCDGGGSSSGGSSSSSSSSSSSSSSSSGGTSSSSSSSSGSSSSGSSSGASAENLYSLAPFPIGVAVSAGNENRSFLSLPEKQVSIVQHFSQLTAGNIMKMSYLHPQENTYDFANADQMVDWAESNGIGIHGHTFIWHSDYQVPNWMKNYSGDFQAMLNTHVSTIAEHFAGRVESWDVVNEAIDENQSSCYRNSLFYQRVGSDYLSEAFFAADAADPGAELYYNDYDTEGGNGNKLNCLLQLVDGLLADGAPIDGVGFQMHVQIDWPSTSQIRTAFQAIVDRGLKVKITELDVPVNNPYASTPFPQHTSYTPEVAAMQKARYKSIVETYMDVVPPQLRGGITVWGLWDGDSWLLDFDSRQGVDDWPLLFTGPANGPYQEKAAFDGVAEALLSQ